The genomic interval ACTGTCCGCCTCGGCGCTCATCAACGCCTCCGCGAACGCCTTCACCATCGAGCCCAGCAGATCAGGACTCGCCGCCAGCAGTTCCTTGCCGAGCCCTTCGGCATCGGTCACAGTCGGACGCACGGCCATCGCGTATCTCCTCATCGAGTCGCTTTCGCAGGTTTCTCGTGAGGATCACGCGGTGGTCGCTCTACGTCACGAACTGCCACGCCGGCGAGTCGCTAGACGATCACGATCCGTACACCACGTCCGTGGACTCCACTGGACGCGGCGACCCGGCAGACGCGGCGGACCCGCTCCGGGCCCTGGACAGCGACAGGCCGGCGCCGGTGAACCGAGGAAGTGCTGTCGTTTCACCGGCGCCGGCCCACCAGCGCTCTATCAGAGGTTTCGGTTCAGGAGCCGTCTAGAGGGTGCGCCGGTCCACGACCGGTACCTCGACGATGTACTGCTTTTCGAGCAGCTTCTCGATGCGCAGGTTTCCCCCCGTCTCGTCACAGGTGGTCGTCCCCTTGAATTCCGGGATGAGTATGCAGACCGTCTGGTACTGCAGGCCGTTCCCGGGCTGGTCGAACCATGGCCGGATTGGGCCGGAATAGACGTCGAACGGCTTCAGCACCTGGTAGACGTGGTAGTTGCACCCACCCGGGTTCGTGGTGTCGTCGAGGTTCGACGGCGGGAGCGATCGTGCGTCGTAGTCGGTTCCACGCGGGGAGAGGAAACTTCCGCCTGGCAGGCCGAAACGGTCGATCAACTGACCTGGAACCAGGGTGGTTGTAGTCCGGACCTGCGTTCCGTCGGGCCTGAGATAGTAACCATCCTTCGGCGGGTAGACCCAGAATCCATCAATTCCAGGGAAATAGGGCTTGGAGGGTAGCGACGGATCCCACCAGGTACCGAGGAACTGCCGGATCGAGTGTCCTCCGGTACGTTCGTAGTCGTCGAGTTCCTTCGCCACCGAGCCGACATACGGCAGTTTGGCCGGGCCGAGGCGGGGATCGTTCCGCAGATCGGCCTTCGAACACTGGTTGAAGGGCTTGGTCAGGGGCTCGGTGGCTGCATCTGCCACGCCCTGCGCCGAAGCGGCGAACAGCAGCCCGCCGGCGGCCAATGACATGAGCGTTCTGCGAAAGAACACCTGCTTCTCCCGTGGCTTCTGGAAATCAATATGCGGCCACGGAGAGTAGCCAGCGGATCTGGGCTTTCGCGGACACGGCCGGGTTGCGGTACTGCGCCGCGTGTCGCCTCTTATGGGCGCCGGATCGGGAACCGGATCTTCGGGCGGGTCGAAGGCGTGGTCAGAACTTGTACGGGGTTCGGATTCGGGCCTCCTTCAGCGCGGTTGCCCACCACCGCAGCTCGTCGAGCATCGTCCGGGCCGCCGTGTTGGCGCCTTCGGCGTCGCGCGGAGATCCGTCCGAGTCGAAGCGCTCCCAGGCCCCGTGGAAGCTGACCACATCTCGAATGGTGACCGCGTGCAGCTCCGCGAAAACCTGGCGCAGATGCTCCACGGCACGCAGGCCGCCGGACAGCCCGCCGTAGGAGACGAAGCCCACCGGCTTGGCCTGCCATTCGGTGTAGTGCAGGTCGAGGAGATTCTTCAGTGGAGCCGGGAAGCTGTGGTTGTACTCGGGGGTGATGACGACGTATGCATCCGCGGCGTCGAGCTGGCGGGTCACCGCCGTCAGCTCGTCGGTTTCCGCCCCGCGCGGGGAGCCCAGCCGTTCCGGCAGGCTGGTCTCACCCAGGTCGAGGACGGTTGTCGTCATCGATTCGTCGCCGGCGGTCTGACGCAGGAACCACTGCGCCACGACCGGGGCGAAACGCCCCACCCGGTTGCTTCCGATGATGACGGTCAGGTTTACCGGCTGTGCTGGCGCACTGGTCATGAGAATAATCCCCGCATCTCGCTGGCCCCGCATTCGTCGGGGTCTGCTCCGAAAACCTAGAACCTCAAGTCGAGTTGAGGTCAAGCTCCAGCACCCGGAAACCGCGGAAAGTGTTGTCCGGTTCCGTCCAGCGCGGGTGAAACTGCCAGAGGGCGGGATTCTGATGTACCCTGTCCCGCTTCCGCACCTTCACCGTGGCGCCGAGCCGGTCGCCGTGCCACAGCGGGACAGCCAGTACGGACCCATGAACAACGGCAGTAGCGCGACACCCACACACACACACGAGCACCAGCATCGCGCGGCGACCCGAAGCCGCGGCTGCTGCCGGGCAGGAGCTGAGGATCGTGGTCGTCACGGGCCCTGGGAGCCAGGGAGCCAGGGAGCCAGGGAGCCTGTAGCAGAGTCCTGAGGAGAGGCGGATCCGGACCACCAGCCTGGGCTTGGCGGAGTCGCGCTGATGGAACGCGCATTCCACCCACGGCCACCCATCGAGGATCTCGCACCGCCGCACAGCACCCGCGATTCACCGCAAGAGGGGCAAAAGGGGCGTAGGCGCGCCTGACGGCCCGCAAGAGTGAAGGATTTTGGTCGTTGGAACGACCAAAATCCTTCACTCTTGCGACTCACCAAACCGGGCTACCGGCGCCACCGGGGGTCCGGGGGGCCGGCCGCGTTCGTGGAGTGCGAACCGCCGCGCACCAACTACCGATCTTGTGCCGCTATGCCGTCCGTCGCCTGCTCACCATCGCCTGGACGTCGCCCCGCAACGGCTCTTGACCTCAACCTCGCTTCAGCCGACAGGCTGGCCGGCACCGGCATGGCGCGTCCTCGTGCCTGCGATGCCGGCCCGACTGAACGGCCCGACTGAACGGCCCGACTGAATCGGAAGGTGTTGGTAGGCGATGAAGGCTGCCGCGTTCGTTACTCCCGGTCCGCCCGAGGTGCTGCAGGTGATGGATCTGCCCAGACCAGAGCCAGGCGCCGGCGAGGTCCGGGTCCGGGTGCGGGCGGCCGGGGTCCAGCCCGTCGACCTGTCGGTCCGCCAGGGGCGGATGCCGATGGGTGTCGAGGCGACGCCGGGCCCGATGGTGCCCGGCAACGAGTTCGCCGGAGTCGTCGACGAGGTCGGGGCCGATGTCACGGACGTCGCCGTCGGCGCCGAGGTGCTCGGGTTCCGCGTCCTGGGCTGCTACGCGGAGCAGGTGGTCGTCCCGGCCAGCCAGATCGTCCGCAGGCCGGCGGCGCTGCCCTGGGAGATCGCGGGTGGGCTGTCCGGCGCCGGGCAGACCGCCCACACCGCGGTCGAGCTTCTCCGTGTCGCCGCCGGCGACACGGTCCTCATAAATGCCGCCGCCGGGGCGGTCGGCACGGTGGCGGTGCAGCTCGCCAGGCTCGCCGGCGCGACGGTGATCGGGACGGCCAGCCCGGCCAACCACGACTACCTGCGCGCCCTGGGGGCGATCCCGGTCGCCTACGGCGACGGTCTGGTCGAACGGGTCCGCGCGGTAGCGCCCGGCGGCGTCGACGCGAGCCTGGACGCGGCCGGTGCCGACGGACTGCGTGCCGCGGTGGAGCTCGTCGAGGACCGGGGCCGAATCGGGACGATCGTCGCCTTCGACCTCGTGCAGGAGCTGGGCGTGCGGTGGCTGGGCAGCCAGCGGTCAGCGGCCCGGCTCGCCGACCTGGTCGAGTTGTACGTCACGGGGCGGCTGCGGGTCGAGCTGCGCCGCGCCTATCCGCTGGAGCAGGCCGCGGACGCCCATCGCGAGGTCGCGACCGGGCACGGCCGGGGCAAGGTCGTGCTGACGCTGCCATCCTGAGCAGGCCCGAGCCGTCCTGAGCCTCCTGCGCCCTGCTGGTGGGCGGCGGACGCCGCTGCGCTGGTGGGCGGCGGACAAAAGCCTGCCGCCCCGGCGGACCTCGTTGTCCGGCCGGGGCGACAGGCTTCGTGCGGAGAACAGACTTTCAGAGAGAACGGCTGCTCAGACGGTGGCGGGAAGCTTCAGCGCCGTGGCGAGGTTGCCGCCCATGATCTTGGCCTTGTCCTCCCTGGACAGCCCCTCAAGATCGTCCATGTAGGAGAGCGGGTCGGACAGGCCCTCGGCGTGCGGGTAGTCGGAGCCGAACACAACCCGGTCGACGCCGACGAGGTCGATGAGGTACTTCGTGTTCTCCTCGAAGAACGGGTGGATCCAGATGTTGCGCTTGAGCACCTCGATCGGGTCCTCGTCGTAGAGCTTGGGGCTCTTGGCGTAGGACTCGCCGGCGGCCTCGATGAACGGGCGGACCCAGCCCGACCCGTTCTCGACCGGCAGGATCCGCAGCTGGGGGAAGCGGGTGAGCAGCCCGTGCCCGATCAGCGAGGTCACCGTGTCGAAGATGCCCCGGTGCTGCTTGTGCATGATGTCGGTGAAGGCGCTCGGCGTGGCGAACGGCAGGTGCTCACCGTCCTGCCGGCCCTCCCACATGTTGTAGTACCGGGTCAGGCCGTCATCGGACGAGTGCAGGCCGACGGTGATGTCCGCCTCGACGACCTTCTTCCAGAACGGGTCGAACTCCGGCAGCGCGAACGAGCGGAAGCCCTCGAAGCCGGGCACCGGCGCCGGACGGATCAGGATGATCTTGGCGCCCCGCTCGACGATCCACTCGAGCTCCTTGATCGCCTCGCTGACGATCGGCAGAGTGATCACGGGAGTCGCGAAGATGCGGTTCTCGTAGTTGAAGGTCCACTGCTCGTGCATCCACTGGTTCAGCGCGTGGACGACGATGTGGGTGGCCCGCGGGTCGTCCCGCAGCCGGTCCTCCAGCAGGCTCGCCAGCGTCGGCCACATGATGGCGCGGTCCAGGCCGAGCTCGTCCATCAGCTTGAGCCGGGGCTCCGGCGCGAAGAAGGCCTCGGGCGAGCGAATCGGCTTGCCCATGAGCTCCCGGGTCGACTTTCCCTCCGGGTTGCCGTTCTTGAAGTAGTCCTCCCAGGCACCCGGCCGCGCCACGACATTGAACGTCGGGTTGGGGATGTACTCGGAGATCACACCCCGAACCGCGATCTTGTCGCGCCCGTTCACCTGCACGTACTTGATCAGGCCTTCGTGTTCCTTCGGCAGGTACTTCGTGAAGGCGTCCACTGTCTCGTACATGTGGTTGTCCGCGTCGAAGACAGGGAAGTCGACGTCCGACCTGGGCATGACTACCTCCGTACGCCGGCTGACCGGCACCGGCTCGACGCCGTGAGGCAGTCACAGGACTCCCCCGGCGAGGCCTCCGTGGGATGGATGCGCCCACCCCAGAACATCATTCTCGATGTTGCCTCACGCTAACACTTATTGACTTCGACGTCAAAATCGCTTGACCTGGGGCAACGGGCGGCGGAGCGACCAGCGGCGAACGTCACCCTGGCCGATCGCAAGTGGCGTGGCGGCCAGCCGCAAGCGCCGTCTTGGCTGGCCGCAAGCGCCTCTCAGGCAGCCGCAGGAAAGGCCCAAGCGCCGGACCACACGCTGATTCCCGTCCAGCCCGGCACCCACCCCGCCAGACGGAGGCGTCATGTCCACGCTCACGCCCGACTACTCGTCCCACGACCTGCCCCACGTTCACGACGTGACCGAGGGCCTGGCCCCGGTACTGCCCCTGGCCGACCTCGCGGCCGTGGTCCGCGGGGAGGTCGCCCTGCCCGGCAGCGAGGCCTACATCCAGGCCGCCACGCCATGGAACGTCGCGGTCGTGTCCACGCCGGCGGCGGTCGTCATCGCCTCCGACGCGGCCGATGTGGTCGCCGCCGTGGTCTTCGCCAACACGCACGACCTGAACATCGAGGTGCGATCCACCGGACACGGCGCACTCGAGCTGCTCGACCGGAGCCGCCCCACGCTGCTCGTGCACACCGGCCGCCTGGTCGAGATCGTCATCAACCCGGTCACCCGACGGATCCGGGTCGGCGCCGGCGTGCGCTGGCAGCAGGTCCTCGACGCGGCCGCCGGGCACGGGTTCGGCGCGCTCGCCGGCTCCTCCCCGAACGTCGGCGTCGTCGGCTACCTCACCGGCGGCGGGCTCTCGCCGGTGGGCCGCAGCTTCGGCTTCGCCAACGATCTGGTGACCGCCTTCGACGTCGTCACCGGTGACGGTGAGCTGCGGCGGGCCACCGCGACGGAGAACTCCGCCCTGTTCTGGGCGCTGCGCGGCGGCAAGGGCGCGCTCGGCGTGGTCACCGCCGTCGAGTTCGAGCTGCTGGACGTCCCGCGGATCTACGGCGGCTGCCTCTACTTCGATGGTGCCGACGCCGAGCGGGTCGTCGAGGCGTGGCGGGCCTGGACGGCGTCGCTGCCGGAGCAGGCGTCCACATCGCTCGCGATCCTGCGCCTTCCGGCGATGCCGGCGGTGCCCCCGCCGCTGGCCGGCCGATGCACCGTCGCGGTCCGCTTCGCCTGGGTCGGTGACCCGGCCGAGGGCGCCCGGGTGGCCGAGGCCATCAGCACAGTCGCACCCGTGATCTTCGGTGGGCTTGACGTGCTCCCGTTCAACGCCCTGGGAATGATCCATTCCGACCCGGTCGACCCGATGCCGACCCACGAGCGTGGCGTGCTGTTGCGGGAGCTGCCGGAGCAGGCGGTGCAGACCCTGCTGGCGGTGGCTGGCCCGCAGGCCGAGTGCCCCCAGGTGATCGTGGAGCTGCGGCTGCTCGGCGGCGCGTTCGCGCGCCCGCCGCGGGAGCCGAGTGCCGTCTGCCACCGGGATGCCGCCTACTCGCTGCTGACCATCGGCATCGCCGCGCCGCCGATCATCGAGGCCACCGCGGGACACGCCGCCGCGGTCATCGCCGCTGTCGCCCCGTGGTCTGACGGTGGCTCGACGCCGAACTTCGGTGCCAGCTCGGACCCCGCGATCGTCGCCCGTCAGTACGACCCGGCGACGCTGGCCCGGCTCGCCACCCTCACCGCGAGCTACGACCCGCATGCGCGCATGGTCGCCTCCCACGCGGTCCGCGCCGCCGCGGGGCTGGTCCAGTCCTGAGCCCGACAGGCCCGCGGGCAGCCCTCAACCGACGGACCGGCGCACGGTCCTCAAGCCGACCGACCGGCGGGCAGTCCGGAAGCCGACCGGGCAACCGGCCGTCCTGAAGCCGACTGGCCGTTCCACCATGCGTGACCTGGGCCGACGGCATCATGAGATTCGTGCCGTCCTACCGCCTGTTCGGGCCGATCGAGGTCATCCGCGAGGGTGACCCGGTCTCGTTCGGCGGGCCCAAGCAGCGGGCGGTCCTCGCCGCGCTGTTGCTGAACGCCGGCCGGGTGGTCTCCGTGGACCGCCTGGCCGACGCGGCCTGGGGCGACGATCACCCGCCGAGCATGCTCGCGAGCCTGCAGGCCCACGTCTCGAACCTGCGGCGGCTGTTGCGGGACGACGAGCACGCCACCTCACCCATCGTGCGCCGCACACCCGGCTACCTGATGGACGTCCCCGCGGACGAGGTGGACCTGCGGCTGTTCGAGCGGGCCTGCGGCCAGGCGCAGGCCGCCGTCGACGCCGGCGACTGGCAGCGCGCGCTGGAGGCCGCCGACCGTGCCACCGCACTGCGCCGGGGTCCGCTTCTCGCCGAGTTCGCCGACGAGCCGTGGGTCCGGCGCTCGGCGGACACGGTCGCGGAGCGCTGGCAGCAGTGCGAGCAGAACGCGGTGGTGGCGCTGCTCGGCCTCGGCCGGGTGGCCGCGGCCGCGCCACGATCGCGCCAGCTGCTGCTCGACACCCCCGGTTCGGAGGGTGCCTGCCGGCTACACATGATCGCTCTCTACCGGGCCGGGCGGCCGGCGGAGGCCCTGGAGGCGTTCGGCGAGCACGCTCGCCGGCTGGACGAGGATCTCGGCCTGGATGTCAGCCCGGCCCTGCGCGACCTGCAGGGCGCCATTCTGCGCCAGGACCCCGCCCTCGATCTCTGGCCCGGCCAGGCACCGACCGCACCGGCCGCACTCATGACCACGATCGCGACCGCGCCGACCACGCCGACCGCGCCCGCGACCACGACGGCACGGACCGTGATCACACCGACCGCGCCAACACCAACATCAACACCAACCGCAGCGGCAACGGCAACCACCACCACGGCTTCCGGCGCGCGGGCGGACCTGGTCGGCCGGGAGCATGAGATCTCCGCCCTGGACTCCGCCCTCGGCGAGGCGGCGGCCGGGGACGGTCGCTGGATCGTCCTCACCGGGCCAACCGGCATCGGCAAGAGCCGCCTGGCGCACGAGGCCGCCGTGATCTGGCGGCGCGCCGGAGGACTTCCCGTGCGGACCGGATGCCCCGACGACGAGGCGCTTCCTCCGTGGTGGCCGGTCCGCCAGCTGCTGCGCGAGCTCGGCGCGGAGCCGGACGACGTGCTGACCCCGCCGAGCGGTGTCGACGCGGACGCCGCCCGCTTCGTCGTCTACGACCGGGTCATCGAAGCCCTGACGGCCGCGGCTCGGACCAGCCCGCTGCTGCTTGTCATCGAGGATGTCCACTGGGCGGACCCGGCGTCCCTGCGGCTGTTGGCCCATCTCGCCGACGCCGGCCCGCGCCCGGGGATCAGCGTGGTCGTCACGGCGCGGGACGTCGCCGGCAGGCCCCCACTCGACCGGCTGCTCGCCGCGGCGGCCCGCCGGCACGGCTCGCGCCGGCTCGCCGTCCCGCCGCTGACCAGGGCCGAGGTGGTGCAGCTCGCGTGCCGGGTCAGCGGCCAGCAGATCGGCGCCGCCGAGGCCACCGAGCTTGCCGAGCGGACCGGCGGAAACCCGTTCTTCGTCTGCGAATACGCCCGCCTGCCCGCGCGGGAGCGGGCCGAGGGCACGATTCCGCTCGCGGTGCGGTCGGTGCTCGGGCAGCGCCTCGCCGGCCTGGACCCGGCGGTGCTGCAGGTGCTGCGCGCCGCCGCGCTCATCGGCGACACACTGGACATCGGCCTGCTGCGAGCCGTCACCCGGCTGGACCCCGACGCGCTCGCCGACATGCTGGACGAGGCCTCGGACGAGCATGTGATCGTGCCGGCGGCCGGCACCGGCCGGTACATGTTCGCGCATGCGCTGCTGCGCGACGAGGTCGTCGCCGGGCTCTCCAGCCTGCGCCGCCAGCGGCTGCACCTGCGGATCGCCGAGGAGCTCGACCCGGCCGGGGGCGGTGAGACGCTCAGCCGCCGGGCCGCGCATCTCGTGGCCGCCTGGCCACTGGCCCAGGCCCCGGACGTCCTCGCCGCCTGCCGGGCCGCCGCGCTCGACGCGGAACGGCGCTGGCAGTCGGAGGCGGCCGCGCGCTGGTGGGGCCAGGCACTCGCCATCGTCGACCAGAGCCCGCGCGATCTCGACGTCGACCGGGACGAGTTGCTGGTCGCCCAGGTGCATGCGCTCGCGCGGCACGGTCGCGGCCAGACGCTGCTCGACCTGATCGACGCCGGCCTGCTCGACGCGGTGCGCCGCGGGCGGCTCGACTCCGCCGGCCGCCTGGCCAGCGCGCTGCTGCGGACCACCGGGTGCTGGCCCTGGCCGGCCTACGGCGACGACCCGGCGCCGCTGCTGGCCCGCCTGGCCGGCCTGGAGACGCTGGTCACCGCTGATCCGGCGGCACACATCCGCGTTCTGGCGGCCCTCGCGGTC from Parafrankia irregularis carries:
- a CDS encoding TNT domain-containing protein, which produces MFFRRTLMSLAAGGLLFAASAQGVADAATEPLTKPFNQCSKADLRNDPRLGPAKLPYVGSVAKELDDYERTGGHSIRQFLGTWWDPSLPSKPYFPGIDGFWVYPPKDGYYLRPDGTQVRTTTTLVPGQLIDRFGLPGGSFLSPRGTDYDARSLPPSNLDDTTNPGGCNYHVYQVLKPFDVYSGPIRPWFDQPGNGLQYQTVCILIPEFKGTTTCDETGGNLRIEKLLEKQYIVEVPVVDRRTL
- a CDS encoding NADPH-dependent FMN reductase — encoded protein: MTSAPAQPVNLTVIIGSNRVGRFAPVVAQWFLRQTAGDESMTTTVLDLGETSLPERLGSPRGAETDELTAVTRQLDAADAYVVITPEYNHSFPAPLKNLLDLHYTEWQAKPVGFVSYGGLSGGLRAVEHLRQVFAELHAVTIRDVVSFHGAWERFDSDGSPRDAEGANTAARTMLDELRWWATALKEARIRTPYKF
- a CDS encoding NADP-dependent oxidoreductase; translation: MKAAAFVTPGPPEVLQVMDLPRPEPGAGEVRVRVRAAGVQPVDLSVRQGRMPMGVEATPGPMVPGNEFAGVVDEVGADVTDVAVGAEVLGFRVLGCYAEQVVVPASQIVRRPAALPWEIAGGLSGAGQTAHTAVELLRVAAGDTVLINAAAGAVGTVAVQLARLAGATVIGTASPANHDYLRALGAIPVAYGDGLVERVRAVAPGGVDASLDAAGADGLRAAVELVEDRGRIGTIVAFDLVQELGVRWLGSQRSAARLADLVELYVTGRLRVELRRAYPLEQAADAHREVATGHGRGKVVLTLPS
- a CDS encoding amidohydrolase family protein, whose amino-acid sequence is MPRSDVDFPVFDADNHMYETVDAFTKYLPKEHEGLIKYVQVNGRDKIAVRGVISEYIPNPTFNVVARPGAWEDYFKNGNPEGKSTRELMGKPIRSPEAFFAPEPRLKLMDELGLDRAIMWPTLASLLEDRLRDDPRATHIVVHALNQWMHEQWTFNYENRIFATPVITLPIVSEAIKELEWIVERGAKIILIRPAPVPGFEGFRSFALPEFDPFWKKVVEADITVGLHSSDDGLTRYYNMWEGRQDGEHLPFATPSAFTDIMHKQHRGIFDTVTSLIGHGLLTRFPQLRILPVENGSGWVRPFIEAAGESYAKSPKLYDEDPIEVLKRNIWIHPFFEENTKYLIDLVGVDRVVFGSDYPHAEGLSDPLSYMDDLEGLSREDKAKIMGGNLATALKLPATV
- a CDS encoding FAD-binding oxidoreductase, with translation MSTLTPDYSSHDLPHVHDVTEGLAPVLPLADLAAVVRGEVALPGSEAYIQAATPWNVAVVSTPAAVVIASDAADVVAAVVFANTHDLNIEVRSTGHGALELLDRSRPTLLVHTGRLVEIVINPVTRRIRVGAGVRWQQVLDAAAGHGFGALAGSSPNVGVVGYLTGGGLSPVGRSFGFANDLVTAFDVVTGDGELRRATATENSALFWALRGGKGALGVVTAVEFELLDVPRIYGGCLYFDGADAERVVEAWRAWTASLPEQASTSLAILRLPAMPAVPPPLAGRCTVAVRFAWVGDPAEGARVAEAISTVAPVIFGGLDVLPFNALGMIHSDPVDPMPTHERGVLLRELPEQAVQTLLAVAGPQAECPQVIVELRLLGGAFARPPREPSAVCHRDAAYSLLTIGIAAPPIIEATAGHAAAVIAAVAPWSDGGSTPNFGASSDPAIVARQYDPATLARLATLTASYDPHARMVASHAVRAAAGLVQS
- a CDS encoding BTAD domain-containing putative transcriptional regulator, whose protein sequence is MRFVPSYRLFGPIEVIREGDPVSFGGPKQRAVLAALLLNAGRVVSVDRLADAAWGDDHPPSMLASLQAHVSNLRRLLRDDEHATSPIVRRTPGYLMDVPADEVDLRLFERACGQAQAAVDAGDWQRALEAADRATALRRGPLLAEFADEPWVRRSADTVAERWQQCEQNAVVALLGLGRVAAAAPRSRQLLLDTPGSEGACRLHMIALYRAGRPAEALEAFGEHARRLDEDLGLDVSPALRDLQGAILRQDPALDLWPGQAPTAPAALMTTIATAPTTPTAPATTTARTVITPTAPTPTSTPTAAATATTTTASGARADLVGREHEISALDSALGEAAAGDGRWIVLTGPTGIGKSRLAHEAAVIWRRAGGLPVRTGCPDDEALPPWWPVRQLLRELGAEPDDVLTPPSGVDADAARFVVYDRVIEALTAAARTSPLLLVIEDVHWADPASLRLLAHLADAGPRPGISVVVTARDVAGRPPLDRLLAAAARRHGSRRLAVPPLTRAEVVQLACRVSGQQIGAAEATELAERTGGNPFFVCEYARLPARERAEGTIPLAVRSVLGQRLAGLDPAVLQVLRAAALIGDTLDIGLLRAVTRLDPDALADMLDEASDEHVIVPAAGTGRYMFAHALLRDEVVAGLSSLRRQRLHLRIAEELDPAGGGETLSRRAAHLVAAWPLAQAPDVLAACRAAALDAERRWQSEAAARWWGQALAIVDQSPRDLDVDRDELLVAQVHALARHGRGQTLLDLIDAGLLDAVRRGRLDSAGRLASALLRTTGCWPWPAYGDDPAPLLARLAGLETLVTADPAAHIRVLAALAVGSTYDPDSSVPDRLSRRAIELAERLGDDECLADALLGRALAFSGIAERATESLELLTRLAKVPHSSAQIDQVIAHGLGCLAKITLGDPSAAEQARLGAVGSDLLRLPATRVQFRWAQGSLALWHDDDLAAAERTYDQAFALHRETELYQSGAYDFARLTLRWEQGRLHEPDDRVSGAPLPPWAVAVIAAARDDPAADELLAAAVTETGPVTWTTHGRLTLLAHAIADRGLREHAETLTTRLAPIAGNIANLGQCGMAGPVALGLARLAELTGDIPAARAHLRTALEVATRSRGVGAVLRTRLEAAQLARRCGEPVDEAGLRDLAEQAARRGMIGVARDAHELGLSLQATIKRPRH